The proteins below are encoded in one region of Brachyspira intermedia PWS/A:
- a CDS encoding AAA family ATPase codes for MLKKFTISNYRSFYDEAVLDLTVDIAKENECRFIKKINDEYISKLCLLYGYNGSGKSNLINALKFILYSNNGYITSSDDSIKKLLDPNMIHGKNDKSRFCLEFYSNDECILYLYELVLDNENKRIYSEKLIKNNDIIIFKRELNYIKDGIFNYNKYIPDTNTFLSFINDEKIDEYREEVNYYLSLFKNLCFLFPFTNEADFSSYAIVEAFDYFNKYNVWYIYKKLLSFIDIDDLSIEESISQNEFSFIIDNKRLVSKHDSYKNDFDEVESEGSKIYAINLIYILVSLLNGTLSIVDEFNGIQSELLEFVVNLFGSNVFNKIHPIETDTSQLILSTHDSSLMSIEGTMLYNYFITNKENNISRIYRVDDLSKTNNNLNIDNLEKEYRKNRLGLTKKK; via the coding sequence ATGCTAAAAAAATTTACAATTTCAAATTACAGATCTTTTTATGATGAGGCTGTCTTGGATTTAACCGTTGATATTGCCAAAGAAAATGAATGCCGATTTATAAAGAAGATCAATGATGAGTATATATCAAAATTATGTCTTTTATACGGATATAATGGATCTGGTAAAAGTAATTTAATTAATGCTTTAAAATTTATTCTTTATTCTAATAATGGATATATAACTTCAAGCGATGACAGCATCAAAAAACTTTTAGACCCGAATATGATTCATGGCAAAAATGATAAAAGCCGATTCTGTTTGGAATTTTACTCTAATGATGAATGTATATTATATTTGTATGAACTGGTACTGGATAATGAAAATAAAAGAATATATTCAGAAAAATTGATTAAAAATAATGATATTATAATATTTAAAAGAGAATTAAATTATATAAAAGACGGCATATTTAATTATAATAAATATATTCCAGATACAAATACATTTTTAAGTTTTATAAATGATGAAAAAATAGATGAATACCGAGAAGAAGTAAATTATTATCTTTCATTATTTAAAAATCTATGTTTCTTATTTCCATTTACAAATGAAGCAGACTTTTCTTCTTATGCTATAGTAGAGGCTTTCGATTATTTCAATAAATATAATGTTTGGTATATATATAAAAAACTATTATCTTTTATTGATATAGATGATTTGAGTATAGAAGAAAGCATATCTCAAAATGAATTTTCTTTTATTATAGATAATAAGAGATTAGTATCTAAACATGACAGTTATAAAAATGATTTTGATGAAGTAGAATCTGAAGGAAGCAAAATTTACGCTATTAATTTGATTTATATATTAGTTTCTCTTCTTAATGGCACATTATCTATAGTTGATGAATTTAATGGAATACAGTCAGAATTATTAGAATTTGTTGTAAATTTATTCGGCAGCAATGTTTTTAATAAAATTCACCCAATAGAAACAGATACTTCTCAGCTTATACTTTCCACCCATGATTCATCTCTTATGAGCATTGAAGGAACTATGCTTTATAATTATTTTATAACAAATAAAGAAAATAATATAAGCCGTATTTATAGAGTCGATGATTTATCTAAAACAAATAATAATTTAAATATTGATAATTTAGAAAAAGAGTATAGAAAAAATAGATTAGGACTTACAAAGAAAAAATAA
- a CDS encoding tetratricopeptide repeat protein codes for MKEKAIRKLNLVILILFPIMLLVFSITYNIYSVGTENRIRKELENFTNSLSLRMESKYMDMMTLYFKEELNNYAIANEFTNLVKEQVRLGITPHFNSLKFSVDYTMKNNVRTTTYALLFIAVLMFILTLVINFTNNSISNTSYVSPPANNVNENIKEDTQKPSNPIGNMIDSSSSEAIRLEIEEMYKRLVKEMKNSRDDQALEIIEKMFQLDDRNHLALNGAGILYTKMYGRENKDEYFKKANEYFQYALSLYTNNENVSNNKAILYSVRYELKKSEEDYETALIIFNDALSANHLDVELLNNRATLYSVKYKIGGDENIFSRSLNDYDELIKIDYNNIYALNNRSALYFTKYKNSGDKKYFDKSIEDCNMAFKINSAEALYDNRGSLYIYKY; via the coding sequence ATGAAAGAAAAAGCTATAAGAAAACTCAATTTAGTTATATTAATACTATTCCCAATAATGCTTTTAGTATTCTCTATTACATATAACATATATAGTGTAGGTACAGAAAATAGAATAAGAAAAGAACTTGAAAACTTTACAAACTCACTTTCATTGAGAATGGAAAGTAAGTATATGGATATGATGACTTTATACTTTAAAGAAGAGTTGAATAATTATGCCATAGCAAATGAATTTACTAATTTAGTTAAAGAACAGGTAAGATTAGGTATAACTCCTCACTTTAATTCGTTAAAATTTTCTGTAGACTATACAATGAAAAATAATGTAAGAACAACTACTTATGCTTTATTGTTTATAGCAGTTCTTATGTTTATATTGACTCTTGTAATTAATTTCACTAATAATAGTATAAGTAATACATCTTATGTTAGTCCGCCAGCTAATAATGTAAATGAAAATATTAAAGAGGATACTCAAAAACCTTCTAATCCTATAGGAAATATGATTGATTCATCTTCAAGCGAGGCTATAAGACTTGAGATCGAGGAAATGTACAAAAGATTAGTAAAAGAGATGAAAAACTCTAGAGATGATCAGGCATTAGAAATAATAGAAAAGATGTTTCAATTAGATGATAGAAATCATTTAGCTTTGAATGGAGCTGGTATATTATATACAAAAATGTACGGCAGAGAAAATAAAGATGAATATTTCAAAAAAGCAAATGAATATTTTCAATATGCTTTATCATTATATACAAATAATGAAAATGTATCAAACAACAAAGCAATACTATATTCTGTAAGATATGAGTTAAAGAAATCGGAAGAAGATTATGAAACTGCTTTGATTATATTTAATGATGCTTTATCTGCTAATCATTTGGATGTAGAGCTTCTTAATAACAGAGCAACTTTATATTCTGTGAAATATAAAATAGGCGGAGATGAAAACATATTCTCAAGGTCTTTAAATGATTATGATGAGCTTATAAAAATAGATTACAATAATATATATGCTCTTAACAATAGAAGTGCTTTGTATTTTACTAAATATAAAAACTCCGGTGATAAAAAATATTTTGACAAATCTATAGAAGATTGTAATATGGCATTCAAAATTAATTCTGCTGAAGCTCTTTATGATAATAGAGGTTCATTATATATATATAAATATTAA
- a CDS encoding fructose-1,6-bisphosphatase — protein sequence MRDEDYLELLSKKYPTIDAASVEIINLKAISQLPKGTEYFLSDIHGESDGFEYLLGTSSGVIREKIELLFKNTLPEHDRVELQILIVDTKNLINKKANESDFGDWCKITIYRLIRICKLVTSKYTRSKIRKKMPANFAYILDELLQTDSEENKENYYFSIIESIIEISAADKFIIALCQLIRQCSVDRLHIVGDIYDRGPHPDKVMDSIMTFNEVDIAWGNHDIHWLGAAKGSLICVANAVRLAVRYNNFDLLEYSYGINLRSLSSFANDIYKDDPCEVFKPNTLDKNIYDEVDKDLAAKMHKAISIIQFKLECQLIKRHPNYGMDERILLDKIDYDKGTITLDGKTYELKDKNFPTIDKNNPFELSEGENTLIQTLAFSFMNSPTLQRHMNYMYAKGGIYKIFNGNLLYHGCIPTKEEGGFDDVYIDGKYLSGRKYLKQVEDKVRKAFYCEVGSEEQLNALDYCWYLWCGPKSPLFGKNKMTTFERYFIEDKETHKEKYNPYYYHIDNKEYCQNILREFELDINRSHIINGHVPVKTHKGESPIKGGGLLLVIDGGLSKAYHKSTGIGGYTLISNSNMMAIAEHRPFTEVVESGFKLSPRSIIVERFIKRVTVGETDIGKQLSKRIDDLLELLSAYRSGIVKEKVD from the coding sequence ATGAGAGATGAAGATTATTTAGAATTATTATCTAAAAAATACCCTACAATAGATGCTGCTTCTGTAGAAATCATAAATTTAAAAGCTATATCTCAATTACCTAAAGGCACTGAATATTTCCTTAGCGATATACATGGTGAATCTGATGGTTTTGAATATTTACTTGGTACTTCTTCGGGTGTTATAAGAGAAAAAATTGAACTTCTATTTAAAAATACATTGCCTGAACATGACAGAGTTGAACTCCAAATATTAATAGTAGATACTAAAAATTTAATAAATAAAAAAGCAAATGAAAGTGATTTCGGTGATTGGTGCAAAATTACTATATACAGACTTATAAGAATATGCAAACTTGTAACAAGTAAATATACAAGATCAAAAATAAGAAAAAAAATGCCTGCTAATTTTGCATATATATTAGATGAACTTCTTCAAACTGATTCTGAAGAAAATAAAGAGAATTACTACTTTTCTATTATAGAATCTATCATTGAAATATCTGCTGCTGATAAATTCATCATTGCATTATGCCAACTTATTCGTCAATGCAGTGTTGATAGACTTCATATAGTAGGTGATATCTATGACAGAGGACCCCACCCTGATAAAGTTATGGACAGTATAATGACTTTCAATGAGGTTGATATTGCTTGGGGTAATCATGATATACATTGGCTTGGTGCTGCTAAGGGAAGTTTAATATGTGTTGCTAATGCTGTTCGTTTGGCAGTTAGATACAATAATTTTGATTTACTAGAATATAGCTACGGTATTAATTTAAGATCTTTGTCTTCATTCGCTAATGATATTTATAAAGACGATCCTTGCGAAGTATTCAAGCCAAATACTTTAGACAAAAATATTTATGATGAAGTTGATAAAGATTTAGCTGCTAAAATGCATAAGGCTATATCTATAATACAATTTAAATTGGAATGTCAGCTTATAAAAAGACATCCTAATTATGGAATGGACGAAAGGATACTTCTTGACAAAATTGATTATGACAAAGGAACTATAACATTAGATGGAAAAACTTATGAGCTTAAAGATAAAAATTTCCCTACTATAGATAAAAACAATCCTTTTGAATTAAGCGAAGGAGAAAATACATTAATACAAACTTTGGCATTCTCTTTTATGAATAGCCCTACACTACAAAGACATATGAATTACATGTATGCTAAAGGCGGAATATACAAAATATTTAACGGAAATCTTCTATATCATGGATGCATACCTACTAAAGAGGAAGGCGGTTTTGATGATGTTTATATAGATGGAAAATATTTATCAGGAAGGAAGTATTTAAAACAGGTAGAAGATAAAGTAAGAAAAGCATTCTACTGCGAAGTGGGAAGCGAAGAACAGCTTAATGCTCTTGATTACTGCTGGTATTTATGGTGCGGTCCTAAATCTCCTTTATTCGGTAAAAATAAAATGACTACTTTTGAAAGGTACTTCATAGAAGATAAAGAAACTCATAAAGAAAAATACAATCCTTACTATTATCATATAGACAATAAAGAATACTGTCAAAATATATTAAGAGAATTTGAACTTGATATAAACAGATCGCATATAATAAATGGACATGTACCTGTGAAGACTCATAAAGGAGAAAGCCCTATTAAAGGAGGCGGACTTCTTTTAGTGATAGACGGAGGACTTTCAAAGGCTTATCATAAAAGCACTGGTATAGGCGGTTACACTTTGATATCAAATTCTAATATGATGGCTATTGCTGAGCATAGGCCTTTTACTGAAGTTGTGGAATCCGGATTTAAATTGAGTCCTAGATCTATAATAGTAGAAAGATTCATTAAAAGGGTTACTGTAGGAGAAACAGATATAGGAAAGCAACTTTCTAAAAGAATAGATGATTTATTAGAGCTTTTATCTGCATACAGAAGCGGTATTGTTAAAGAAAAAGTTGATTAA
- a CDS encoding chromate transporter, giving the protein MIYARLFYVFAKLGLFTYGGGYAIIALLLGILKEYNWITSSEFSNLVAISQITPGPIAINAATFVGYKVAGVLGSAVATFGIFIPAFIITMIVSKFFYAFKNNEQFNNIMNALRVCAVALIASAVVTFTKDAFFVELTETSILRNIDFIQNIFKYISPIGIFIFALSIFLKIKKVPILAIILISAVLGIILY; this is encoded by the coding sequence ATGATATATGCTAGACTTTTTTATGTATTTGCTAAACTAGGACTTTTTACCTATGGCGGAGGATATGCTATAATCGCTCTCCTTCTTGGTATATTAAAAGAATATAATTGGATTACATCTTCAGAATTTTCTAATCTTGTAGCAATATCTCAGATAACCCCTGGACCTATTGCTATTAATGCGGCAACATTTGTAGGGTATAAAGTAGCTGGAGTTTTAGGATCAGCAGTTGCAACATTCGGTATATTTATTCCTGCCTTCATTATCACTATGATAGTATCAAAATTTTTCTATGCTTTTAAAAACAATGAGCAGTTTAATAATATAATGAATGCTTTGAGAGTATGTGCTGTTGCTTTGATAGCCTCTGCGGTTGTAACTTTCACTAAAGATGCTTTTTTTGTAGAGCTTACAGAAACTTCTATTTTAAGAAATATTGATTTTATTCAAAACATTTTTAAATATATAAGTCCTATAGGGATATTTATATTTGCTTTATCAATATTTCTAAAGATAAAAAAAGTTCCTATTCTTGCTATAATATTAATATCGGCAGTTTTGGGGATAATTTTGTATTAA
- a CDS encoding chromate transporter, which yields MDSNTEKNTNSDNLSNTLKPKWYTMFFSFFYIGLVTIGGGLAMLPIMEDEFVNKRKFITKDEIIDIFALAQSIPGVIAVNSSLLTGFKVAGLFGGIMAGIGVMAPSFIIILMIAPIFERFQNTEYVNKAFLGIRGAIAGLILLSAFGMGKQVIKDKFTAFLFILSFVLVVFLHFNVIYALLLSALIGWIYYLINKYVIKKQS from the coding sequence ATGGACAGTAATACTGAAAAAAATACAAATTCTGATAACTTATCTAATACTTTAAAACCAAAATGGTATACAATGTTTTTTTCTTTCTTTTATATAGGGCTTGTTACCATAGGCGGAGGACTTGCTATGCTTCCTATAATGGAAGATGAATTTGTTAATAAAAGAAAATTCATAACTAAAGATGAAATCATAGATATATTTGCTCTAGCCCAAAGCATTCCCGGAGTTATAGCTGTAAACTCTTCGCTTCTTACAGGATTTAAAGTAGCTGGATTATTTGGTGGCATTATGGCAGGTATTGGGGTTATGGCACCTTCATTTATAATAATACTTATGATAGCTCCTATATTCGAGAGATTTCAAAATACTGAATATGTTAATAAAGCTTTTTTAGGTATAAGAGGTGCTATTGCTGGGCTTATACTTTTATCAGCTTTTGGTATGGGTAAGCAAGTTATAAAAGATAAATTTACTGCTTTTCTTTTTATATTAAGTTTTGTATTAGTGGTATTTCTACATTTCAATGTTATATATGCTTTACTTCTTTCAGCATTGATTGGCTGGATTTATTATCTTATTAATAAATACGTTATAAAAAAACAATCTTGA
- a CDS encoding (2Fe-2S)-binding protein: MEYDVEYLKNQTSINYDKTLCYCKNVSYRDAYKAIADNKFTTLEEVVAKTQASTGCGGCKDRILSLIEYAKKNNYEPLNV; this comes from the coding sequence ATGGAATATGATGTAGAGTATTTAAAAAATCAAACTTCAATTAATTACGATAAAACTCTATGCTACTGTAAAAATGTTTCATATAGAGATGCATATAAAGCCATAGCTGATAATAAATTTACAACATTAGAAGAGGTAGTGGCAAAAACTCAAGCCTCTACAGGCTGCGGCGGATGTAAGGATCGTATTTTGAGTTTGATAGAATATGCCAAAAAAAACAATTATGAACCTCTTAATGTTTGA
- a CDS encoding YbaK/EbsC family protein has protein sequence MNEKVLNALKELGIEYKEFEEAGVTKTVDDAAKTLNIERGQVAKSILVKPSKKNFAMIIASGDKKISSKKMRTYFDCKTSFANAEDTFKLTGFTFGGVCPFGIDKDIDVLVDKSMKRFDALYIACGSDSSLAKMTYDEILEKISNVEVDLTED, from the coding sequence ATGAATGAAAAAGTACTTAATGCTTTAAAAGAACTCGGTATAGAATATAAAGAATTTGAAGAGGCAGGAGTTACAAAAACAGTTGATGATGCTGCTAAAACGCTTAATATAGAAAGAGGACAGGTTGCTAAATCAATACTTGTAAAACCTTCAAAGAAAAATTTCGCTATGATTATAGCTTCCGGAGATAAAAAAATATCTTCCAAAAAGATGCGTACATATTTCGATTGTAAAACCAGCTTTGCAAATGCAGAAGATACTTTCAAATTGACAGGCTTTACATTCGGAGGAGTATGCCCTTTCGGCATAGATAAAGATATTGATGTTTTAGTTGATAAAAGTATGAAGAGATTTGATGCGCTTTATATAGCCTGCGGAAGCGACAGCTCTTTAGCAAAAATGACCTATGATGAGATACTAGAAAAAATATCTAATGTAGAAGTAGATCTTACAGAAGACTAA
- a CDS encoding DUF4234 domain-containing protein, with protein sequence MTKGTVRSVPMLVLLSIVTCGIYYLYWIYKTTDEIKNFMGREDINPTLELILVLVTCNIYSLYWYYKYGKIVYLEMTAKAGMDNSEDSTVLLVILGLLVYVVAGAIMQDKLNAIWNSIDDSGNATSNAENN encoded by the coding sequence ATGACAAAAGGCACAGTTAGAAGCGTTCCTATGCTAGTACTTTTAAGTATAGTTACATGTGGTATTTATTACCTTTATTGGATTTATAAAACTACAGATGAAATCAAGAATTTTATGGGAAGAGAAGATATAAATCCTACTTTGGAACTTATACTTGTTTTAGTAACTTGTAATATATATAGTTTATACTGGTACTATAAATATGGTAAAATAGTTTATTTAGAAATGACTGCAAAAGCAGGTATGGATAATAGTGAAGATAGCACTGTATTATTAGTAATATTAGGTTTATTAGTTTATGTTGTTGCGGGTGCTATAATGCAGGATAAATTAAATGCTATATGGAATAGTATAGACGATTCTGGAAATGCTACATCTAATGCAGAAAATAATTAA
- a CDS encoding aspartate kinase, producing MKVAKFGGSSVANASQIKKVVDIVLSDKDRRIVVVSAPGKRLKEDTKVTDLLITLAETIIAGKDGKLELKIIIERFKNIIDELSLSHELLEEIQNDILKRIAEDKSLPTKFIDGVKALGEDLSAKVIAAYINSIGVKAKYVNPKDAGLLLSEEFGNATVLEKSYSNLSKLKDESALVIFPGFFGYTEKGDVVTFPRGGSDITGAILAKAVNAEVYENFTDVDGVFAAAPNIVDNPKLIDEFTYREMRELSYGGFNVLHAEALQPVYEANIPVHILNTNNPSAKGTRIVASRNKNVNPVVGVSGEDDFSCLYVSKYLMNREVGFGRKLLEIIENENIPYQHAPSGIDNISVIVRNSAITPEKEKRIYERVRDELHVDNIYFEHGLALIMLVGEGMQQCVGVSARAMHAMEKCNINIEMLNQGISEVSIMIGVKDDDLNKAIKSIYKTFFEEQNL from the coding sequence ATGAAAGTAGCAAAATTTGGTGGCTCTTCTGTAGCAAATGCAAGTCAAATAAAAAAAGTAGTAGACATAGTACTATCAGACAAAGATAGAAGAATAGTAGTAGTATCTGCTCCTGGAAAAAGACTCAAAGAAGACACCAAAGTAACCGATTTGCTTATCACTCTTGCTGAAACTATTATTGCCGGAAAAGACGGAAAATTAGAATTAAAAATCATTATAGAAAGATTTAAAAATATAATAGATGAACTTTCTCTTTCACATGAACTTTTGGAAGAGATTCAAAACGATATATTAAAGAGAATAGCTGAAGATAAATCACTTCCTACAAAATTTATAGACGGCGTTAAAGCATTAGGAGAGGATTTAAGTGCTAAGGTAATAGCTGCCTATATTAATTCTATAGGAGTTAAAGCAAAATATGTTAATCCTAAAGATGCAGGACTTTTACTTTCTGAAGAATTCGGCAATGCCACTGTATTAGAAAAATCTTATTCTAATTTGTCTAAATTAAAAGATGAATCTGCTTTGGTAATATTTCCAGGATTTTTCGGATATACTGAAAAAGGCGATGTAGTAACTTTCCCTAGAGGCGGAAGCGATATTACAGGTGCTATTTTAGCAAAAGCAGTTAATGCTGAAGTTTATGAAAACTTTACTGATGTAGACGGAGTATTTGCAGCAGCTCCTAATATAGTAGATAATCCAAAACTTATAGATGAGTTTACATATAGAGAAATGAGAGAATTAAGTTACGGCGGATTCAATGTGCTTCATGCTGAAGCTTTACAGCCGGTTTATGAAGCTAATATACCTGTTCATATACTTAATACCAATAATCCTTCTGCTAAAGGTACTAGAATAGTTGCAAGCAGAAATAAAAATGTTAATCCTGTAGTTGGTGTTTCCGGAGAAGATGATTTCTCTTGTCTTTATGTAAGTAAATATTTGATGAACAGAGAAGTAGGATTCGGTAGAAAACTTTTAGAGATAATAGAAAATGAAAATATACCTTATCAGCATGCTCCTTCAGGAATAGACAACATTTCTGTAATAGTTAGAAATTCTGCTATTACTCCGGAAAAAGAAAAGCGTATATATGAAAGGGTAAGAGATGAGCTTCATGTTGATAATATTTACTTTGAGCATGGTCTTGCTTTGATAATGCTTGTAGGTGAGGGAATGCAGCAATGTGTAGGTGTTTCTGCAAGAGCTATGCATGCTATGGAGAAATGCAATATCAATATAGAAATGCTTAACCAAGGTATAAGTGAAGTGAGTATTATGATAGGCGTAAAAGATGATGATCTAAATAAAGCCATAAAAAGTATATATAAAACTTTCTTTGAAGAGCAAAATTTATAA
- a CDS encoding PP2C family serine/threonine-protein phosphatase encodes MNIFAFTNKGTDTKINTDTILFNSESVSGNPLLINEQNNYSHFIDNMEGTAVSMIADGLGDTFASKLAIDVYNENFLDLLELVGEQEIMNWIMHNFIKLEVVAARDSADDKEKAMAGASIAGVLYHKFAGVFVFNAGDSKVYAVNRNKVFQISRDHMKGNALENCACAGGGHYITIEGARRNQNYNYFIASNSMVELLLNKYGNIEEAINDIMGSSNTEEAINKLKNIAENSKDNVSALGLLNLFE; translated from the coding sequence ATGAATATATTTGCTTTTACAAATAAAGGCACAGATACAAAAATAAACACAGACACTATTCTTTTTAATAGCGAATCTGTATCAGGAAATCCGCTTCTTATTAATGAACAAAATAATTATAGCCATTTTATAGATAATATGGAAGGAACAGCAGTTTCAATGATTGCTGATGGACTTGGGGATACTTTTGCTTCAAAACTTGCTATAGATGTTTATAATGAAAATTTTCTTGATTTGCTTGAACTTGTAGGCGAGCAGGAAATAATGAATTGGATAATGCATAACTTTATCAAACTTGAAGTTGTTGCTGCAAGAGATTCTGCTGATGATAAAGAAAAAGCTATGGCAGGAGCCTCTATTGCGGGCGTTTTATATCATAAATTTGCAGGAGTATTTGTATTTAATGCAGGCGACAGTAAAGTTTATGCAGTTAATAGAAATAAAGTATTTCAAATAAGCAGAGATCATATGAAAGGCAATGCATTAGAAAACTGTGCATGTGCCGGAGGCGGACATTATATCACCATTGAAGGAGCTAGAAGAAATCAGAATTACAATTATTTTATCGCTTCTAATTCTATGGTTGAATTATTATTAAATAAGTACGGAAATATTGAAGAAGCTATTAATGATATAATGGGTTCATCAAATACTGAAGAGGCAATTAACAAATTAAAGAATATAGCAGAAAATTCTAAAGACAATGTAAGTGCTTTAGGATTATTAAATCTTTTTGAGTAA
- a CDS encoding DUF4234 domain-containing protein: protein MKKGTTRPIPIMLLLNIVTCGIYYIYWIYQTSVEIKMCSEREDLNPTLEILLGIITCGLYFKYWYYKYGKIVYKELPLKAGINNTEDKTMVLVVIDIIIALMWWGSMILRILLLAISSYTSSDEELIYSFLYIIPSGLIYVVNISSLIMQDKLNNIWKHMQ from the coding sequence ATGAAAAAAGGAACAACAAGACCAATACCAATAATGCTTCTATTAAATATAGTAACTTGCGGAATATACTATATTTATTGGATTTATCAGACATCAGTTGAAATAAAAATGTGCAGCGAAAGAGAAGATTTAAATCCTACTCTTGAAATATTGCTTGGCATAATAACATGCGGACTTTATTTCAAATACTGGTATTATAAATATGGAAAAATTGTTTATAAAGAACTTCCGCTTAAAGCAGGAATTAACAATACTGAAGATAAAACAATGGTTTTAGTAGTAATAGATATAATTATTGCTCTAATGTGGTGGGGAAGTATGATATTGAGGATATTATTATTGGCTATAAGTTCTTATACTTCATCAGATGAAGAATTAATTTACAGCTTTTTATACATCATTCCATCAGGATTAATATATGTAGTTAATATATCTTCACTTATTATGCAGGATAAACTTAATAATATTTGGAAGCATATGCAGTAA